From Candidatus Nomurabacteria bacterium, one genomic window encodes:
- the rnpA gene encoding ribonuclease P protein component gives MISRKNRFSGHKSLNFVYRHGQNIRMGMLACKYVNNPKRQSWRLAVVVSRKVEDSAVGRNRIRRRIYETFRKLATDELAHVDMVVTVFDSQVKGISQDQLNKLVTQIILAVNKQ, from the coding sequence ATGATTTCCCGAAAAAACCGTTTTAGCGGCCATAAAAGTCTTAATTTTGTCTATAGGCATGGACAGAATATCCGAATGGGTATGCTTGCTTGCAAATATGTAAACAACCCTAAACGTCAAAGTTGGCGACTCGCAGTTGTAGTTAGTCGTAAGGTTGAAGACTCCGCTGTCGGGCGCAATCGGATAAGGCGTAGAATCTATGAAACCTTTCGCAAGTTGGCGACAGACGAGCTTGCTCATGTCGATATGGTTGTTACAGTCTTTGACTCACAAGTTAAGGGCATTAGCCAAGACCAGCTCAACAAGTTGGTGACTCAGATAATACTAGCTGTAAATAAGCAATAA
- a CDS encoding glycosyltransferase family 4 protein, with translation MRYVFESSRLTQTMTGVGYYAAYLSEELQRISGSEQVRCGFRDAKSDRNTLVTRRVAYKLLAFNIRLPFQLLWGTGYKAAIFPDFNGFGNWSKKTKTAVVVHDTEFITNPSSLDNKRQGLMSYLLPTGSDYLCRTVPGSMRRADIVITTSATVKEEFVRLLNIDSSKIVVTGIPPHPIYAPSANRPVLPLNLKSRKFIYYQATIEPRKNHMNLLKAYELLPNKISSRYPLVLGGGYGWGNRQFFSYINKLKEKGYMIYHLGYVDEATKLVMYQNAAIYVQPSLNEGFGMPILEAMACDTPTVVSDIPVFREVCRKASIYFDPKSSEAIKEAIQTTLLDKNLLKELVKKGRSRVDSYRKDDSGFKEIVERLGI, from the coding sequence ATGAGATACGTCTTTGAGTCTTCTCGGTTAACCCAGACAATGACTGGAGTTGGCTATTACGCCGCCTACCTGTCTGAGGAACTCCAACGGATATCTGGTTCGGAGCAGGTCCGATGTGGTTTTAGAGACGCTAAATCAGACAGAAACACGTTAGTCACAAGAAGAGTGGCTTATAAGTTATTAGCGTTTAACATTAGACTACCCTTCCAGCTGCTCTGGGGAACAGGCTACAAGGCTGCTATTTTTCCAGACTTCAATGGTTTTGGTAACTGGTCGAAAAAAACCAAAACAGCCGTTGTTGTACACGATACAGAGTTTATCACTAACCCAAGCTCTCTTGATAACAAGCGGCAAGGACTAATGTCTTATTTATTGCCCACGGGCTCCGACTACCTTTGCCGTACGGTACCTGGGTCGATGAGAAGAGCGGACATCGTTATAACTACTTCTGCAACGGTCAAAGAAGAGTTTGTTAGACTGCTAAACATCGATTCGTCAAAGATTGTCGTCACCGGTATCCCGCCGCACCCAATCTATGCACCTAGCGCCAACAGACCAGTGCTGCCCTTAAATTTAAAATCCAGGAAATTCATATATTACCAAGCAACTATAGAGCCTAGAAAGAATCACATGAATCTACTCAAAGCCTACGAGCTGTTGCCAAATAAGATTTCCTCAAGATATCCCTTGGTGCTCGGCGGAGGATATGGCTGGGGTAATAGACAATTCTTTAGCTACATAAATAAACTGAAGGAAAAAGGCTACATGATCTACCACCTGGGTTATGTTGATGAGGCCACCAAGCTGGTTATGTATCAGAACGCCGCCATCTATGTGCAGCCATCTTTAAACGAGGGCTTCGGAATGCCTATACTCGAGGCCATGGCTTGTGACACCCCTACAGTCGTGAGTGACATACCAGTATTTAGAGAGGTCTGTCGAAAAGCATCGATTTACTTCGACCCCAAGAGCTCGGAAGCCATTAAAGAGGCGATCCAGACAACCCTGCTAGATAAAAATTTATTAAAAGAGCTGGTAAAAAAAGGAAGATCTAGGGTAGATTCTTATCGCAAAGATGATTCGGGCTTTAAGGAAATCGTCGAAAGGCTTGGTATTTAA
- a CDS encoding glycosyltransferase family 4 protein has translation MSKILIDARDMRSSTGRYIRSLLMELERLDRTNQYVILGRRADVDARDQHSWRPKAPNFNLVVVDIPLNTFREQLLLAAEIRKHSPDLVHFWLPQQPLFLKHSRITTIHDLNYIHLHIHTNGILRYELKRLIFRGFLKHVVRSNKFILSPTNYTKQDIVDYTKLRNPEKIVVTPEGTAGELANVKPKHINQLNGKEFLLYVGQSSEYKGQLRLIEALQLLRKKLPRLELALIGKENDYTQKLKKIVAKQNYHGVRFLGFVDDRELRWAYENCACYVQPSIAEGFGLMNLEAMFLGAPVASSNATCLPEVSGSAANYFNPYDIGDMAQAIEQILSDPKLRKKLILEGKKQYKKFSWERMAEQTLAVYNKVLDEKN, from the coding sequence ATGTCCAAAATCCTAATTGATGCTCGAGACATGCGTTCGAGCACTGGCAGGTATATTCGTTCGCTGCTCATGGAACTCGAACGACTCGATAGAACAAATCAATATGTGATATTGGGTCGAAGAGCCGATGTCGATGCGCGCGACCAGCATAGTTGGAGGCCAAAGGCGCCAAACTTCAACCTGGTAGTAGTTGACATACCCCTGAACACCTTTAGGGAGCAGTTGTTGCTGGCTGCAGAAATAAGAAAACACAGTCCCGACTTAGTACATTTCTGGCTTCCCCAGCAGCCACTTTTCTTGAAGCACAGCAGGATCACCACCATCCATGACCTTAATTATATCCACCTACATATCCATACAAATGGCATTTTACGATATGAGTTGAAGCGCTTAATATTTAGGGGATTTCTTAAGCACGTTGTTCGTTCGAACAAATTTATTCTTAGCCCGACAAACTACACCAAACAAGATATTGTTGACTACACCAAATTAAGAAATCCCGAAAAGATTGTTGTTACGCCTGAAGGAACCGCCGGTGAATTGGCTAACGTTAAGCCAAAACATATCAATCAGCTCAATGGTAAGGAATTCCTCCTATATGTTGGCCAAAGTTCAGAGTATAAGGGTCAGCTAAGATTAATTGAGGCTCTACAGTTACTCCGAAAGAAGCTCCCGAGACTAGAGCTCGCTTTAATCGGTAAAGAGAACGACTACACTCAGAAGCTCAAAAAGATTGTTGCCAAACAGAACTATCATGGTGTTAGGTTCTTAGGGTTTGTCGATGACCGAGAGCTACGCTGGGCCTATGAAAATTGTGCATGTTATGTGCAGCCATCAATTGCCGAAGGCTTTGGATTGATGAACCTCGAAGCAATGTTCTTAGGTGCACCAGTAGCTAGTAGTAATGCTACTTGTTTGCCCGAAGTTTCAGGAAGTGCAGCCAACTACTTTAATCCATATGATATAGGGGATATGGCTCAGGCGATTGAGCAGATCTTGAGTGATCCAAAATTGCGCAAGAAGCTTATCTTAGAGGGCAAGAAACAATATAAAAAATTCTCCTGGGAGCGCATGGCCGAGCAAACATTAGCGGTGTACAATAAGGTCTTGGATGAAAAAAACTAA
- the dnaN gene encoding DNA polymerase III subunit beta codes for MNIQVTQENLSQALGNLARVASSSRGSLPILNNILLRTVKGRLSMSATNLEIAITQSVGAKVNQEGVVTVPARLFQEYINSLPSGTVDIEVTDHKIYVKSADYRSTINGMLADDYPVIPEVKDEPIWKVNTKIFKEALNQVVFAASTDDARPVLTGVLLHSVDGEIYLAATDSYRLSEKLVGKSKAEFSLLIPASALADLQRIIGDKDEDIFVHADTQQVAFRFAGIELVSRLIEGTYPEYRKLLPASFANSADLEKAEFVSASKLASLFARESAGSIMIELSPDTKSLSVKSAASQIGENNTSIPANISGDGASISLNSRFLIDGLASIQGPSIIFNMNGKLDPCVLKSPDHTDYLHIIMPLKS; via the coding sequence ATGAATATACAGGTTACTCAGGAAAACTTATCTCAGGCTTTAGGAAATCTGGCACGTGTCGCTAGCTCGAGTCGAGGAAGTTTGCCTATTTTGAACAACATTCTCCTGAGGACCGTAAAGGGTCGATTAAGTATGTCGGCCACCAATCTAGAGATTGCAATCACTCAGTCTGTCGGTGCTAAAGTAAATCAAGAAGGAGTCGTTACAGTCCCGGCTAGGCTTTTTCAAGAGTACATAAACAGTCTTCCGAGCGGTACTGTCGACATAGAAGTAACCGACCACAAGATCTATGTTAAGTCGGCTGACTACCGCTCAACTATTAACGGCATGTTGGCGGACGACTACCCTGTAATTCCTGAGGTAAAAGATGAACCTATTTGGAAAGTTAATACAAAAATATTTAAAGAGGCTTTGAATCAAGTTGTATTTGCTGCCAGCACAGACGATGCCAGACCAGTTCTAACAGGCGTCTTACTTCACTCTGTTGACGGGGAAATATATCTGGCGGCAACAGATTCGTATCGACTTAGTGAAAAGTTGGTTGGCAAGAGTAAGGCCGAGTTTAGTCTATTGATACCTGCTAGTGCCCTTGCCGACCTACAACGAATCATTGGCGACAAAGACGAAGATATATTCGTGCACGCCGACACACAGCAAGTTGCCTTCAGGTTCGCCGGCATAGAGCTGGTTTCTCGCCTTATAGAAGGTACCTATCCGGAGTACCGCAAACTCTTGCCTGCTAGTTTTGCAAACTCGGCAGATTTAGAGAAAGCCGAATTTGTTAGCGCCTCTAAGTTGGCGAGCTTGTTTGCTCGCGAAAGCGCTGGCTCGATTATGATCGAGCTTTCACCCGATACAAAAAGCCTTTCAGTTAAGTCGGCTGCTAGTCAGATTGGCGAAAACAACACAAGCATCCCAGCTAATATCAGCGGAGATGGCGCGTCAATATCGTTAAACTCACGTTTTCTAATCGATGGACTTGCCTCAATTCAGGGCCCGAGTATTATTTTTAACATGAATGGCAAACTCGATCCATGCGTACTTAAAAGTCCCGACCATACCGACTACCTGCATATCATTATGCCATTAAAAAGCTGA
- a CDS encoding single-stranded DNA-binding protein, which yields MDINEATSKAQKYTEDMLSFFGLNTVVEATHDEEVISLSIPSTHLNGFLIGSRAETLHAFQNMVITYLKAAGYEFARVNLDIAHYKQQRQERLVEQAKEWIKELKDNGGSRSLHPMNAADRRIIHQLASEYGLETESVGEGRDRHIVLKASGVGEG from the coding sequence ATGGACATTAACGAAGCAACCAGCAAAGCTCAGAAATACACTGAGGACATGCTAAGTTTTTTCGGCCTAAATACAGTCGTCGAGGCAACCCATGATGAGGAGGTTATCAGTTTGTCGATTCCTTCTACTCACCTTAACGGGTTTTTAATTGGTTCGCGCGCCGAAACGCTTCATGCCTTTCAAAACATGGTAATTACCTATTTAAAGGCTGCCGGCTATGAGTTTGCACGCGTTAATCTAGACATCGCCCACTATAAGCAGCAGCGGCAAGAAAGGCTAGTAGAGCAAGCCAAAGAGTGGATAAAAGAACTCAAAGACAATGGTGGGAGTAGAAGTTTGCACCCGATGAACGCTGCCGATAGACGAATAATTCACCAGTTAGCCTCAGAATACGGTCTCGAAACCGAATCGGTTGGCGAAGGTCGCGACCGACATATTGTCTTGAAGGCCAGTGGAGTCGGCGAAGGCTAA
- the dnaA gene encoding chromosomal replication initiator protein DnaA — MLEGEALWQAVLGEIEVSVSRASFITWFKNTQLIRQSDDELVIGVPNIFAKQQLEQKFNELIEETLKKQGIESEEIVYKIHTPRDKSAEKEEDDSVQVSLVRESSSVPNTTSTVSSSHNYRQGLNSKYTFDSFVTGSSNELAYAACQAIAANPGTKYNPLFVYGGVGIGKTHLIQAVGNEVLRANPSAKVVYVTSEQFVQEFTDSIRFKKVGAFTQHYRSVDVLIVDDIQFIATKEKTQEEFFHTFNVLHQANKQVILSSDQPPHLIPTLEDRLRSRFQMGMAIDMQTPEFETRCAIIQTKAIGNNFNIGQECVEYLANSFTTNIRELEGALNQLMAFCDLRNVEPTLEVAKVVFAKLASRPKHISPKQIVERVAKYYRIQVEDIKGPKRDKDIVMPRQVAMYLLRSELKMSFPRIAGELGRKDHTTAIHSVDKINREASVDLILKQQLQEIREGLNA, encoded by the coding sequence ATGCTAGAGGGTGAAGCCTTGTGGCAAGCAGTCTTGGGGGAAATAGAAGTTAGTGTTTCACGAGCTAGCTTTATAACTTGGTTTAAGAACACCCAGTTGATTCGTCAATCAGACGATGAGCTAGTTATCGGCGTACCTAATATATTTGCAAAACAGCAGCTGGAGCAAAAGTTTAATGAACTTATCGAGGAGACCCTAAAGAAACAAGGTATTGAATCAGAGGAAATCGTTTACAAGATTCACACACCTCGGGACAAGTCTGCCGAAAAAGAAGAAGATGACAGTGTTCAGGTCAGTCTTGTCCGAGAAAGTTCTAGTGTTCCAAACACAACTTCTACTGTTAGTTCAAGCCACAACTACAGGCAAGGCCTAAACTCTAAGTACACCTTCGACTCTTTCGTTACAGGTAGTTCCAATGAGTTAGCCTACGCTGCCTGCCAAGCAATCGCCGCCAACCCTGGCACTAAGTATAATCCACTGTTTGTCTATGGAGGGGTTGGGATTGGCAAAACCCATCTAATCCAAGCTGTTGGTAACGAGGTACTTCGAGCCAACCCCTCAGCTAAGGTTGTTTATGTCACCTCCGAACAATTTGTTCAAGAATTTACAGACTCGATCAGATTTAAGAAGGTTGGGGCTTTCACCCAACACTATAGGAGTGTTGATGTTCTTATTGTTGACGATATTCAATTTATTGCCACCAAAGAAAAAACTCAAGAAGAGTTCTTTCACACTTTTAATGTGCTTCACCAAGCAAATAAGCAGGTCATTTTAAGTAGCGATCAACCACCTCACTTAATTCCTACCCTAGAAGACAGATTAAGGAGTCGTTTTCAAATGGGTATGGCAATCGACATGCAAACACCCGAGTTTGAAACCAGGTGCGCAATTATCCAAACCAAGGCAATCGGCAATAATTTTAATATCGGTCAGGAATGTGTCGAGTATTTAGCTAACAGCTTTACAACCAATATCCGTGAACTCGAAGGCGCTCTAAACCAGCTAATGGCCTTTTGTGACCTACGAAATGTTGAACCTACGTTAGAGGTTGCTAAGGTTGTGTTCGCAAAACTCGCTAGTCGACCAAAGCATATAAGCCCTAAGCAAATTGTTGAACGTGTCGCCAAATACTACCGCATCCAGGTCGAGGACATAAAGGGTCCAAAACGTGACAAAGATATTGTCATGCCTCGTCAAGTGGCCATGTACTTGCTGCGGAGTGAGTTAAAGATGAGTTTTCCTAGGATAGCTGGCGAACTTGGTCGTAAAGACCACACTACAGCCATCCACTCCGTCGATAAAATCAATCGAGAAGCAAGTGTCGACCTGATTCTTAAACAACAGCTCCAAGAAATAAGGGAGGGTCTGAATGCGTAA
- the rpmH gene encoding 50S ribosomal protein L34 yields the protein MPKRTYQPKKRQAAKQHGFMKRMKTRAGRLVIKRRTAKGRARVAARTSK from the coding sequence ATGCCAAAAAGAACCTATCAACCAAAGAAACGCCAGGCCGCTAAACAACACGGCTTTATGAAGAGAATGAAAACCAGGGCGGGACGACTCGTAATTAAGCGACGAACTGCCAAGGGACGAGCACGAGTAGCCGCCCGGACAAGCAAATAA
- a CDS encoding YidC/Oxa1 family membrane protein insertase, whose amino-acid sequence MFETILIKPVFNLLVAIYALIPGHNLGIAIIIFTVLMRILMWPLVKKQLHHAKAMRELQPEIKRIKKEAGSDRQKAAIATMALYKEREIRPLAGAGYILIQLPLLIALYRGVNRVANNPQAIIDNSYSVVLRLDHMQELKQDITKFDSTFVGTVDLTRRATEDNGIYWGAMTFVILSALVQYYSSKQLMVSGNEKKSLRKLLKDQSEGKDVDQSEINEAAGRFTLYIIPGMIFLVSLGLVAALPFYWFINGLIGYMQQRRILNQDQTELLATVDGKPAVAEVAQTENKKPNAKQKREAMKAGKITPSKTNNRR is encoded by the coding sequence ATGTTTGAGACAATTTTAATTAAGCCTGTTTTTAATCTGCTGGTTGCTATCTATGCACTTATACCTGGGCATAATCTAGGTATTGCGATCATCATCTTTACTGTTCTGATGCGAATACTAATGTGGCCCCTGGTTAAGAAACAACTACACCACGCCAAAGCAATGCGAGAACTCCAGCCCGAGATCAAGCGGATCAAAAAAGAAGCCGGCAGCGATCGGCAAAAAGCAGCAATCGCAACAATGGCGCTATACAAAGAAAGGGAGATCAGACCTCTTGCTGGCGCCGGCTATATACTAATTCAGCTTCCGCTACTCATTGCCCTTTATCGAGGAGTAAATCGAGTTGCCAACAATCCCCAGGCGATTATCGACAACTCTTACTCGGTGGTTCTTAGGCTCGATCATATGCAGGAGCTCAAGCAAGACATCACTAAGTTTGACTCAACTTTTGTTGGCACCGTCGACCTCACCAGAAGAGCGACCGAAGATAACGGTATTTACTGGGGGGCAATGACATTCGTGATTCTTAGTGCCTTAGTTCAGTATTATTCAAGTAAACAGCTTATGGTTAGCGGTAATGAGAAGAAGTCTCTTCGCAAACTCCTCAAAGACCAGTCAGAGGGCAAGGACGTCGACCAGAGCGAAATCAATGAAGCTGCTGGCAGGTTTACTCTATACATAATTCCAGGCATGATTTTCTTGGTGTCGTTAGGGCTGGTGGCCGCACTACCATTCTACTGGTTCATCAATGGACTAATAGGCTACATGCAACAACGGCGTATCTTAAACCAGGATCAAACCGAACTACTAGCTACAGTAGATGGTAAGCCAGCTGTTGCAGAGGTCGCTCAAACCGAGAATAAGAAACCAAACGCTAAACAAAAACGCGAAGCCATGAAGGCAGGAAAAATCACCCCAAGCAAAACCAATAATAGGAGGTGA
- a CDS encoding UTP--glucose-1-phosphate uridylyltransferase, translating to MKKTKPIRKAVIAAAGFGSRFLPQVKAMPKEMLPLVDKPVIQYVVEELVEAGIEDIIIVTGANKRSIEDHFDLPSQDLVENLKRGNKIDQLKEIEAIAGLANFVYIRQKGPYGNATPLLCAEHLVDNEPFIYTFADDFIAASPNRFTQLIETYKQQQCSVLAAIKATKDDDYTRYGMSGGTMLSETVMDTKVIVEKPGKAKAPSNVCVVSGYLFTPEIFNYLHVARGNKPDDVEVGYTDGLELMLKDNHRVVSKIIENGRYFDSGNKLEYLKTVVEFAAMNPNIGEEFRQFLKTFVKEI from the coding sequence ATGAAAAAAACTAAACCTATTCGTAAAGCAGTAATCGCTGCTGCTGGTTTTGGTAGTCGTTTTTTGCCACAGGTAAAAGCTATGCCAAAAGAGATGTTGCCACTAGTAGATAAGCCGGTTATCCAGTACGTGGTCGAGGAGCTGGTGGAGGCTGGGATCGAAGATATCATTATCGTGACCGGTGCCAATAAACGCAGTATCGAAGATCATTTTGATCTGCCCAGCCAGGATCTGGTCGAGAACCTCAAGCGAGGCAACAAAATCGACCAGCTCAAAGAAATTGAGGCAATTGCAGGACTTGCCAATTTTGTATACATTCGCCAAAAAGGTCCTTACGGTAACGCCACACCGCTGTTATGCGCCGAACACCTAGTCGACAATGAGCCATTCATCTACACCTTTGCCGACGACTTTATCGCCGCTTCACCGAATCGCTTTACCCAACTAATCGAGACCTACAAGCAGCAGCAGTGTTCGGTTCTCGCAGCCATCAAAGCAACCAAGGACGATGACTACACACGCTATGGTATGTCTGGCGGAACCATGCTGTCCGAGACCGTCATGGACACAAAGGTTATTGTTGAAAAGCCCGGTAAGGCTAAAGCCCCGTCGAATGTATGTGTTGTGAGTGGCTACTTGTTTACGCCGGAAATTTTTAACTACCTCCATGTAGCCCGAGGCAATAAGCCAGATGATGTTGAAGTTGGCTACACCGATGGTCTAGAGTTGATGCTTAAAGACAATCACCGGGTAGTGTCTAAAATTATCGAGAATGGTCGATACTTTGACTCTGGCAATAAACTAGAATATTTAAAAACAGTCGTTGAGTTCGCGGCTATGAATCCAAATATTGGTGAGGAGTTTAGGCAGTTCTTAAAAACATTTGTTAAAGAAATCTAG
- the recF gene encoding DNA replication and repair protein RecF (All proteins in this family for which functions are known are DNA-binding proteins that assist the filamentation of RecA onto DNA for the initiation of recombination or recombinational repair.), which yields MLIRSIRLQNIRAHLDSSYEFEDGVNILVGPNACGKTTILEAIAYLSGLSVVRSRNLYRHQTEWQRIDISYENQDRTLRVKDEQKSFDVAGNKKKRLGREDIQPVVWFDPEELRLLRGSPQRRRDYFDSLLCRLEPKYQLALGRYKRSLVQRNNLLKKQNISHQDVFVWDLRLAENAEIINSSRQAFVDEINLQINPIYQTLANSSRELKLNYQSAPKTTNYSQALLKSLQQFTKRDQLLGYTTVGPHRDDFVFESAGSGFSAEASRGEIRTLMLALKTIEIEKLTSHYQTKPIILFDDVFSELDGSRRKAFTKTLSGHQTIITTTDADIVTKNIANGTNIIAVSIN from the coding sequence ATGTTAATTCGCTCTATCCGGCTCCAGAACATTCGTGCTCACTTAGACAGCTCTTATGAGTTTGAAGACGGCGTAAATATTCTAGTTGGGCCAAATGCATGCGGCAAGACCACTATTCTAGAGGCAATCGCTTATTTGAGTGGTTTGTCAGTTGTAAGGTCTAGAAACCTATATCGCCACCAAACTGAATGGCAAAGAATCGACATTAGTTACGAAAACCAAGACAGAACCTTAAGAGTAAAAGATGAACAAAAGAGTTTTGATGTAGCTGGCAATAAAAAGAAAAGACTTGGACGCGAAGATATTCAACCAGTAGTTTGGTTTGATCCGGAGGAACTGCGTCTACTCAGGGGCTCACCCCAAAGACGTCGTGACTATTTCGATAGTCTTCTGTGTAGACTTGAGCCAAAATACCAGCTCGCGCTCGGTAGATATAAGAGATCCTTGGTACAGCGCAACAACCTACTCAAGAAACAAAACATTAGCCACCAAGATGTCTTTGTCTGGGATCTAAGACTGGCCGAAAATGCAGAAATTATCAATAGTTCCAGGCAAGCATTTGTGGACGAGATTAACCTGCAAATTAACCCTATTTATCAAACACTCGCAAACTCAAGTCGTGAGCTGAAGCTAAATTATCAGTCTGCTCCTAAAACAACTAACTATAGTCAGGCGCTACTCAAAAGTCTCCAGCAATTCACTAAAAGAGATCAGCTATTAGGCTATACTACCGTCGGACCACATCGTGACGACTTTGTGTTTGAGAGTGCGGGTAGCGGCTTCAGTGCCGAGGCATCTCGTGGTGAAATTCGCACACTAATGCTGGCATTAAAAACAATCGAGATCGAGAAACTCACCAGTCATTATCAGACCAAACCAATTATTCTATTTGACGATGTTTTTAGCGAACTAGACGGCTCCAGACGCAAAGCATTTACAAAAACACTAAGCGGACATCAAACAATAATCACAACCACAGATGCCGACATCGTAACAAAAAATATCGCCAACGGCACAAATATCATAGCTGTCTCAATAAACTAA